A genomic region of Vitis vinifera cultivar Pinot Noir 40024 chromosome 7, ASM3070453v1 contains the following coding sequences:
- the LOC104879827 gene encoding glycine-rich protein 5: MAKWFIMAVLALAVAHTTARTVPSDAGLDDQKNIVTFGGLGGFAGVGDSGLPFGGLGGVSGVAGGIGSAGGLDGPGGIGSLGGTGGIGTLGGGVGTGGGPGGGASSHPFP, translated from the coding sequence atggCAAAGTGGTTTATCATGGCAGTGCTTGCCCTAGCAGTGGCTCACACCACTGCAAGGACTGTGCCTAGTGATGCTGGTCTCGATGACCAAAAGAACATCGTCACCTTTGGCGGGCTCGGTGGCTTTGCAGGAGTAGGTGATTCTGGACTGCCATTTGGTGGGCTAGGTGGAGTCAGCGGAGTTGCCGGAGGAATCGGTAGCGCAGGTGGACTTGATGGGCCAGGAGGGATCGGCAGCTTGGGTGGCACCGGTGGTATCGGAACCCTAGGCGGTGGAGTGGGCACCGGTGGTGGTCCTGGTGGTGGTGCTAGTTCTCATCCTTTCCCTTGA